In Elaeis guineensis isolate ETL-2024a chromosome 1, EG11, whole genome shotgun sequence, a genomic segment contains:
- the LOC105038808 gene encoding CBS domain-containing protein CBSCBSPB1 isoform X6 — protein sequence MDGHRRSMSLTRSPGKKKPSENGGSDSSRRPPVTRSPSLGGERTVKRLRLCKALTMPENTTVHEACRRMAARRVDAALLTDSNTLLCGILTDKDIATRVIATGLKLEDTPVSKVMTQNPIFVLSDTLAVEALQKMVQGKFRHLPIVENGEVIALLDIAKCLYDAIARMERTAEKGKAIAAAVEGVEKHWGTSVAVSPMESVLTATRKMLEVQISSAVVTVQNKPQGILTSSDILMRVIAKNLSPNSTPVEKVMTPNPECATVDTAILDALHTMHNGKFLHLPVVDRDGKIVSIVDVIHITHAAIATVESTGGVGNEATISMMQKFWDSAMALGPSDDDDDARSEISIKIASEGTDMVGSPDPSSSIPTTFAFKLEDRKGRMHRFNCVVSISDTRSLTYLITSILRRVGDDIDRNHLPQILYEDEDRDKVILASDSDLAAAVDHARLAGWKGLRLYLDYTGGGRKKRGRSGSMDYANMDAWASAYSAVAAGAALIAGLGVIAYLKRSGS from the exons ATGGACGGCCACCGGAGGAGCATGTCGTTGACCAGATCACCGGGGAAGAAGAAGCCCTCCGAGAATGGGGGCTCCGATTCCAGCCGGAGGCCGCCCGTGACTCGCTCTCC GTCTCTAGGTGGTGAGAGAACTGTAAAGAGACTTCGCCTGTGTAAAGCCTTAACAATGCCTGAAAATACAACAGTTCATGAGGCCTGCCGAAGGATGGCTGCTCGAAGGGTTGATGCTGCTTTGCTAACTGACTCGAATACCTTGCTTTGTGGAATACTGACAGACAAG GATATAGCAACAAGAGTCATTGCCACTGGATTAAAGCTTGAGGATACACCTGTTTCCAAAGTCATGACACAGAATCCTATTTTTGTTCTTTCAGACACACTAGCTGTGGAAGCATTGCAAAAGATGGTGCAAG GAAAGTTCAGACATTTGCCTATTGTGGAGAATGGTGAGGTAATTGCATTGCTTGATATCGCAAAGTGTCTATATGATGCCATTGCACGAATGGAAAGGACAGCTGAGAAGGGAAAAGCCATTGCAGCTGCTGTTGAAGGAGTGGAAAAGCATTGGGGAACATCAGTTGCTG TTTCACCAATGGAGTCAGTATTAACTGCAACAAGGAAGATGCTTGAAGTTCAAATAAGTTCAGCAGTTGTGACAGTTCAAAATAAACCTCAGGGCATATTGAC TTCAAGTGATATCTTGATGCGGGTTATTGCAAAGAATCTTTCTCCAAATTCAACCCCTGTGGAGAAG GTCATGACTCCAAATCCTGAATGCGCAACTGTTGATACAGCAATCCTTGATGCTCTTCATACCATGCATAATGGCAAATTTTTACATCTCCCTGTAGTAGACAGAG ATGGGAAAATTGTTTCCATTGTCGATGTAATACACATTACTCATGCTGCAATAGCCACA GTTGAAAGCACAGGGGGAGTTGGAAATGAGGCAACAATTTCCATGATGCAAAAATTCTGGGATTCTGCTATGGCCTTAGGACCTTCAGATGATGATGACGATGCACGGAG CGAAATCTCCATCAAAATTGCATCTGAAGGGACAGACATGGTGGGGTCTCCTGATCCTTCTTCAAGCATACCTACTACATTTGCATTTAAGCTCGAGGATAGAAAGGGCAGGATGCATAGATTTAATTGCG TGGTGTCCATTTCAGACACGCGAAGTTTGACATATCTTATCACTTCCATCCTTCGGAGGGTGGGTGATGACATCGACAGGAATCATTTGCCACAAATTCTG tATGAAGATGAGGATCGTGACAAAGTCATTCTTGCATCGGATAGCGACCTTGCTGCAGCTGTGGACCATGCTAGACTTGCTGGTTGGAAG GGTTTAAGATTATATTTAGATTACACAGGTGGAGGTCGAAAGAAGCGAGGCAGATCAGGGAGTATGGACTACGCCAACATGGATGCATGGGCATCGGCATACAGTGCAGTTGCAGCAGGAGCTGCACTCATTGCTGGGCTCGGTGTGATCGCTTACTTAAAGAGATCAGGCTCGTGA